From Rubripirellula reticaptiva, the proteins below share one genomic window:
- a CDS encoding UbiX family flavin prenyltransferase yields the protein MSESRLPIVVAITGASGAIYAARLVQLLCRTDHEIHLTISLSGAAVIKQELGLALDVRRPDLASLFGYVPSWTTSDAIKSNAEYAAKVFAGRVRYHQHDDFMTPIASGSFRTQAMVICPCSGSTLSGIARAAASNLVQRAAEVHLKEHRKLVIVPRETPMSVLQLENMHRIAQAGAVVLPAMPGWYHGVESLDSLVDFVVSRILDQIDVDNSLMKRWGEA from the coding sequence GTGAGCGAATCTCGACTGCCGATCGTGGTTGCGATCACGGGCGCGAGTGGCGCGATTTACGCTGCACGTTTGGTCCAGTTGCTGTGTCGGACCGATCATGAAATCCATCTGACGATCAGTCTTAGTGGGGCAGCGGTGATCAAGCAGGAACTTGGATTGGCGTTGGACGTTAGGCGACCCGATCTAGCCAGCCTGTTTGGGTACGTGCCGTCATGGACGACATCCGACGCGATCAAGTCGAACGCGGAATACGCGGCAAAAGTGTTTGCTGGTCGAGTTCGTTATCATCAGCACGATGACTTCATGACCCCGATCGCAAGCGGTTCGTTCCGAACACAAGCGATGGTAATTTGTCCGTGCAGTGGCAGCACACTTTCGGGAATCGCACGCGCTGCGGCATCAAATTTGGTCCAGCGAGCTGCCGAAGTCCATTTGAAAGAGCATCGCAAACTGGTGATCGTTCCTCGCGAGACACCAATGAGCGTTCTGCAGCTCGAAAACATGCACCGTATCGCGCAGGCAGGCGCGGTCGTGTTGCCCGCAATGCCGGGGTGGTACCACGGCGTCGAATCGCTCGACAGTCTGGTCGACTTCGTTGTATCGCGAATCCTCGATCAGATCGACGTCGACAATTCGCTGATGAAACGTTGGGGCGAAGCTTAA
- a CDS encoding proteasome accessory factor PafA2 family protein: MKRAPKVRLRRNSPLVTRLVGLETEYATLVADNQNLTQADLPPSQLVYSQICEAIRRDQPTVSGLFDSEQMFLASGGAVTFESHPSMYALPGGLVEIATPEVQSPDDLLACQRSIDELASDATADSETSFDLRILKNSSDALGHVYGCHENYEAEVASGIGLVVYRAFVLLMWGMQVISLMCSLPLMMLTFSAVSISRILSRQESSHEENEPHDIFELVPTWISTLLVGGLRLVHLPTVMVLRFVARHVAFRVQRRYLSAMLVSRVAICGSGNLDPDSRFCLSAKAMAIDAVADMGGFRGERPIFVYGHWLGQYCAKSFLSLGSTRQMFNRRQRLQIGLSDSNMSDLAEYVKVGSVSLVLDMLEAGETTGLPVLNRPIESLKRIASDWNLVSRVPTNRGEMSAIEIQREFLHAAEAFVDATPANMRGEAPLVVYRWRELLDSVTAFRKDFHDIEMGLGRVDWMTKRWLMDQLGDDKPWAAKKKIDLRYHELSPDGYYVQFIATRPDLRLVDDDNIARRRKSPPASSPAARRGWLIREFADSDELLQSEWTYAMIGRGRRKRRVDFSGQ; encoded by the coding sequence GTGAAGCGTGCGCCAAAGGTGCGGTTGCGTCGCAATTCTCCTCTGGTTACGCGTTTAGTCGGGCTGGAAACCGAATACGCTACATTGGTCGCCGATAACCAGAATCTGACTCAGGCCGATCTGCCACCGTCTCAGTTGGTGTACTCGCAAATCTGCGAAGCGATCCGCCGCGATCAGCCAACAGTGTCGGGACTTTTCGATAGCGAGCAGATGTTCTTGGCAAGCGGCGGTGCGGTCACGTTCGAGTCGCATCCGTCGATGTATGCGTTGCCCGGTGGATTGGTCGAAATCGCGACGCCTGAGGTTCAGAGCCCCGATGACTTGTTGGCTTGTCAGCGATCGATCGACGAGCTAGCCAGTGACGCGACGGCGGATTCGGAAACGAGTTTCGACTTGCGAATCTTGAAGAACAGTTCCGATGCGCTTGGCCATGTTTATGGCTGCCACGAAAATTATGAAGCAGAAGTCGCATCGGGAATCGGGTTGGTCGTCTACCGCGCGTTTGTGCTGTTGATGTGGGGCATGCAGGTGATCAGCCTGATGTGTTCGTTGCCGCTAATGATGCTTACGTTTTCGGCGGTCAGTATTTCGAGGATTTTGTCGCGGCAAGAATCGTCGCATGAAGAAAACGAACCGCATGACATTTTTGAATTAGTGCCAACCTGGATTTCGACATTGCTGGTCGGCGGGCTGCGGCTTGTGCATCTTCCAACGGTGATGGTTTTGCGATTCGTGGCCCGGCATGTCGCCTTCCGCGTTCAACGTCGTTACCTGTCGGCCATGTTGGTGTCGCGCGTCGCGATTTGCGGTTCTGGCAATTTAGATCCCGACAGCCGGTTTTGCTTGAGCGCGAAAGCGATGGCAATTGACGCTGTCGCCGACATGGGCGGTTTCCGCGGCGAGCGACCGATCTTTGTTTACGGTCATTGGCTGGGGCAATACTGTGCCAAGTCGTTCCTGTCGCTTGGCTCGACTCGTCAGATGTTTAACCGTCGCCAGCGACTGCAGATTGGATTGTCCGATTCGAACATGTCGGACTTGGCCGAGTATGTCAAAGTCGGATCCGTATCCCTGGTGCTAGATATGCTGGAGGCGGGTGAGACGACTGGATTGCCGGTACTAAATCGACCCATCGAATCGCTCAAGCGGATTGCGAGCGATTGGAATCTCGTTTCACGTGTTCCGACCAATCGCGGTGAAATGTCAGCGATCGAGATTCAACGCGAGTTTCTGCATGCCGCCGAAGCCTTTGTCGATGCGACGCCCGCGAACATGCGAGGCGAAGCGCCGCTGGTGGTTTACCGATGGCGTGAATTGCTTGATTCCGTCACGGCGTTTCGCAAAGACTTTCACGACATCGAAATGGGACTCGGGCGCGTGGACTGGATGACAAAGCGATGGTTGATGGACCAGCTTGGCGATGACAAGCCCTGGGCCGCCAAAAAGAAAATCGACCTGCGCTATCACGAACTGTCCCCGGACGGATATTACGTTCAGTTCATTGCAACGCGACCGGATTTGCGATTAGTCGATGACGACAACATTGCCCGGCGTCGCAAGTCGCCCCCGGCAAGTTCACCTGCCGCTCGCCGCGGTTGGCTGATACGCGAATTCGCCGATAGCGACGAACTGCTGCAAAGCGAATGGACATATGCCATGATCGGTCGCGGTCGCCGCAAACGCCGCGTCGACTTTTCCGGACAATAA
- a CDS encoding HAD family hydrolase, whose protein sequence is MKTILFDIDGTLLVTHSGGAATLRQAMYHGFGIESPNIGIQFGGRTDRSILTELLLLNGLVDNQSNRDRLRAHYVRLFPETLNQVGGELMPGVLPLMKEVASDQSLRPYVMTGNFHETGQHKLQHFELSGFFRGIFGGDHDSCRNELAKRTATELVSRYGSAAADDLIVVGDTVADIRCGHAIGAKVIAVCTGGQTREQLESESPLTVQDDLTNLPEIMRWLTQ, encoded by the coding sequence ATGAAAACGATTCTCTTCGACATCGACGGCACCCTGTTGGTCACTCACAGTGGCGGCGCGGCGACATTGCGACAGGCTATGTATCACGGATTCGGGATCGAGTCGCCGAATATTGGCATTCAATTTGGTGGCCGAACGGATCGATCGATTTTGACCGAACTACTTCTGTTGAACGGATTGGTCGACAACCAATCCAACCGTGATCGGCTACGTGCTCACTATGTTCGTCTGTTTCCGGAAACGCTCAACCAGGTTGGCGGAGAATTAATGCCCGGTGTCCTTCCGCTGATGAAGGAGGTCGCCAGCGATCAGTCGCTGCGTCCCTATGTGATGACGGGTAATTTTCATGAGACCGGACAACACAAGTTGCAGCATTTTGAACTGAGCGGTTTCTTTCGCGGCATTTTCGGCGGTGACCACGATTCCTGTCGCAACGAACTCGCCAAACGCACGGCCACGGAACTGGTATCCCGTTACGGATCCGCAGCCGCCGACGATTTGATCGTGGTTGGCGACACGGTCGCCGATATTCGATGCGGACATGCGATCGGAGCGAAAGTCATCGCGGTTTGCACCGGCGGGCAGACGCGAGAACAACTGGAAAGCGAATCACCGCTAACCGTTCAAGATGATTTGACTAACTTGCCCGAAATCATGCGTTGGCTGACTCAGTAA
- a CDS encoding DNA polymerase IV: MMILHIDMDAFYAAIEQRDRPELRGRPVVVGGSTGRGVVAAASYEARRFGIHSAMPGRRAAQLCPEAVFVKSRIEHYAEVGRQVRAIFCRYTPLVQPLSLDEAFLDVTGSERLFGPAATIGRRIKDEIRKELDLTASVGVAPLKFVAKIASDVNKPDGFVEVAAADVIRFLDPLPVSRFWGVGRVGEERLHRMGLRTIGEVRVRKLDDLQRSLGSWGEHLWKLANGIDERRVVPDRSAKQISHERTFADDMTDETMLRAVVSYLVEQVTRRLRRHGRQAKNVSIKYRRDDFQTFAKSTTLKTSTHSTAEIYRVAESMLVEMRKREPRPVRLIGVSVGSLSGKNAPQQLSLFDQSEGETNQREVDKIVDQLRDKIGEQAVYRATSHQWIHRK; this comes from the coding sequence CTGATGATTCTGCACATCGACATGGATGCGTTCTACGCCGCGATTGAGCAACGAGACCGGCCTGAACTGCGTGGTCGCCCGGTCGTGGTGGGCGGTTCGACTGGACGAGGCGTCGTCGCCGCAGCCAGCTACGAAGCACGCCGGTTTGGAATTCACAGCGCGATGCCAGGCCGACGGGCCGCCCAGCTTTGTCCCGAGGCGGTTTTTGTCAAAAGCCGAATCGAACACTATGCCGAAGTTGGTCGGCAAGTTCGTGCCATCTTCTGCCGCTACACGCCACTGGTTCAACCTCTATCACTCGACGAAGCATTCTTGGATGTGACAGGCAGCGAGCGATTGTTCGGTCCCGCAGCAACGATTGGCCGACGTATCAAAGACGAGATTCGGAAGGAACTCGATCTGACGGCCAGCGTGGGCGTAGCGCCGCTCAAATTCGTTGCGAAGATCGCCAGCGACGTGAACAAGCCCGACGGGTTTGTCGAAGTCGCTGCTGCCGACGTGATTCGGTTCTTGGATCCGCTGCCGGTGTCTCGTTTTTGGGGCGTCGGTCGAGTAGGCGAAGAACGTCTGCATCGAATGGGGCTGCGAACGATCGGCGAAGTGCGTGTTCGCAAACTCGACGATTTACAGCGTTCACTGGGCTCTTGGGGCGAACACCTTTGGAAACTTGCCAACGGGATCGACGAGCGACGAGTTGTCCCAGACCGCAGCGCAAAACAAATCAGTCACGAACGAACTTTCGCCGACGATATGACAGACGAAACGATGCTGAGAGCCGTGGTCAGCTACTTGGTCGAACAAGTCACGCGGCGTCTGCGACGGCACGGACGGCAAGCCAAGAATGTTTCGATTAAGTATCGCCGCGATGACTTTCAAACATTTGCCAAGTCCACCACTCTGAAAACGTCGACTCATTCGACCGCCGAAATCTACCGAGTGGCCGAATCGATGCTCGTCGAGATGCGAAAGCGAGAACCGCGTCCTGTCCGATTGATTGGCGTTTCCGTCGGTTCACTGAGCGGAAAAAACGCTCCTCAGCAATTATCGTTGTTCGATCAATCCGAGGGCGAAACGAACCAGCGAGAGGTCGATAAGATCGTCGATCAACTGCGAGACAAAATCGGCGAACAAGCCGTCTACCGAGCGACCAGCCATCAATGGATTCACCGGAAATAG
- a CDS encoding response regulator, whose product MRQPTESEEPSKPETILVVDDDPLVCRATSHLVTVIGYCVRIADNGDEAIEIVKNTPTEIDAVLMDVSMPVMNGIECFEALMKISPTLPVILISGHPFVASELQRLNDLGLRGYLKKPYRIADLEPMFVEVFGK is encoded by the coding sequence TTGAGACAGCCAACTGAGAGCGAAGAACCATCAAAGCCCGAAACGATCTTGGTGGTCGATGATGACCCGCTGGTATGCCGAGCTACATCACATTTGGTGACGGTAATTGGCTATTGCGTTCGGATCGCGGACAATGGTGACGAGGCGATTGAAATCGTCAAGAATACGCCCACGGAAATCGACGCCGTGCTGATGGACGTTTCGATGCCGGTGATGAATGGGATCGAATGTTTTGAAGCACTCATGAAAATCTCGCCGACATTGCCAGTCATCTTGATATCGGGTCATCCCTTCGTCGCGTCTGAATTGCAACGTCTGAACGATCTCGGCTTGCGCGGCTATCTAAAGAAGCCGTATCGGATTGCAGATCTTGAGCCAATGTTTGTCGAAGTGTTCGGCAAGTAA
- the alaS gene encoding alanine--tRNA ligase encodes MKTDELRQKYLDFFQTKGCTVCPSDVLVPAWDPSVLFTPAGMNQFKDHFLGKVELDFTRATTCQKCLRTGDIDNVGRTAFHHTFFEMLGNFSFGDYFKEESIHWAWEFLTDKKWLGIPGDRLSVTVYKDDDEAHGIWHNKIGLPDARIARMDEDENFWPASAPSEGPDGVCGPCSEIYYHLEDGSEVEIWNLVFTQFNRSGNPPDNLRPLPSKNIDTGMGLERTASVLQGVPTNFHIDSLFPIVQAAAEVCGVKYEYNNDNSRRLRRITDHARASVFSIHENVYPGAKDARYVIRRLIRRAVLDGYQMNLREPFLYKLVEAVAETHKTPYPELGQTTARVAEAIEAEEKAFFATIDGGMTRIERLFKQMQSDSQSMVPGADAADLQTTYGVPPELVQTLAAEQNYTFDWKGYRTAMDEHATVSGGDQQVLFQTGPLETLKEALRVTPFVGYDATEAESTIKGIITGEGGKDDDGQLMGHIDSPGKTPLRVVLDQSPFYAESGGQIGDTGVIENDDFSFKVADTQKHGALIVHHGVLTRGSMKQDAKCEAKVDTERRQSLARAHSATHILHHALHNHIGRHAEQQGSKVEADRLRFDFTNPKAIPDETLVLIEKEVLEFVAKGEPIRWDTVSLADARQANAMMLFGEKYPDPCRMVSMGEFSRELCAGTHLTNTADVEAFEVVVEESVSTGTRRIEALTGQRAKQHRTQTRELLSQVATALACTEADAMMAADALIKEVRAMKKGLTTGKATNHSPTFKYDGKGEKTDTSDYNSIRTAVRTITRWLNVSIDDVPERLSAMLAERTRLVGELKQVSASSEISADDLIAGGESVGDTLVIVAEVPGANPNIMRGLIDQIRKTANKPTAILLAAVTGSKVLLVGGLSRDLVDRKLKAGDWVGAAAAIVGGGGGGRPDMAQAGGSDPSKLPTALDTAKSSMRTMLGQ; translated from the coding sequence ATGAAAACTGACGAACTGCGCCAAAAGTACCTCGACTTCTTCCAAACCAAGGGTTGTACCGTCTGCCCCAGCGACGTCTTGGTACCCGCTTGGGATCCGTCGGTGCTGTTCACGCCTGCGGGCATGAATCAGTTCAAAGATCACTTCCTTGGCAAAGTTGAGTTGGATTTCACCAGAGCGACCACCTGCCAAAAGTGCTTGCGAACCGGCGACATCGACAACGTTGGACGGACGGCGTTCCACCACACGTTCTTCGAAATGCTGGGTAACTTTTCGTTCGGTGATTACTTCAAAGAAGAGTCGATTCACTGGGCATGGGAATTTCTGACTGACAAAAAATGGCTCGGCATCCCCGGCGACCGTCTGTCAGTGACAGTCTACAAAGACGACGACGAAGCACACGGAATCTGGCACAACAAGATCGGGTTGCCCGATGCCCGGATCGCGCGGATGGACGAAGACGAAAACTTCTGGCCAGCTTCCGCGCCGAGCGAAGGCCCGGACGGAGTCTGCGGTCCGTGCAGCGAAATCTATTACCACCTTGAAGACGGCAGCGAAGTCGAAATCTGGAATCTGGTCTTCACGCAATTCAACCGTTCCGGCAATCCGCCCGACAACTTGCGTCCCTTGCCCAGCAAGAACATCGACACAGGGATGGGGCTAGAACGGACCGCCAGCGTGCTGCAGGGCGTGCCGACAAACTTTCATATCGACAGTCTGTTCCCGATCGTGCAAGCAGCCGCGGAGGTTTGCGGAGTCAAGTACGAGTACAACAACGACAATAGCCGACGGCTGCGCCGGATCACCGACCATGCCCGTGCCAGTGTGTTTTCAATTCACGAAAACGTTTACCCCGGTGCCAAAGACGCTCGGTATGTCATCCGCCGGTTGATCCGCCGCGCGGTGTTGGACGGATATCAGATGAACTTGCGCGAGCCGTTCTTATACAAACTGGTCGAAGCGGTCGCCGAAACTCACAAGACCCCGTATCCGGAACTTGGTCAAACCACGGCGCGAGTCGCCGAAGCGATCGAGGCTGAGGAAAAAGCGTTCTTTGCAACGATCGATGGCGGCATGACCCGCATCGAACGTCTGTTCAAACAAATGCAATCAGATTCGCAAAGCATGGTGCCAGGCGCCGATGCTGCGGATCTGCAAACGACGTACGGTGTGCCGCCTGAATTGGTACAAACCCTTGCAGCGGAGCAGAACTACACGTTCGATTGGAAAGGCTACCGCACGGCAATGGATGAACACGCCACCGTCAGCGGCGGCGACCAACAAGTCCTGTTCCAAACCGGGCCACTGGAAACACTCAAAGAAGCCCTGCGAGTGACGCCCTTCGTTGGCTATGACGCTACCGAAGCAGAATCGACGATCAAGGGAATCATCACGGGCGAAGGTGGCAAAGACGACGACGGCCAGCTAATGGGACACATTGACTCGCCAGGCAAAACACCGCTGCGAGTTGTCCTGGACCAGTCGCCGTTCTATGCCGAATCGGGCGGCCAAATCGGCGACACCGGCGTGATCGAAAACGATGATTTTTCATTCAAAGTTGCCGACACGCAGAAGCACGGCGCCCTGATCGTTCATCACGGCGTCTTAACACGGGGATCGATGAAGCAAGATGCAAAGTGCGAGGCTAAAGTCGATACGGAACGCCGCCAATCATTGGCCCGCGCGCACTCGGCCACTCACATTCTGCACCACGCGCTTCACAACCATATTGGCCGACATGCCGAACAACAGGGCAGCAAAGTCGAAGCCGACCGGTTGCGATTCGACTTTACAAATCCCAAAGCGATCCCGGACGAGACACTCGTTCTGATCGAGAAGGAAGTGTTGGAATTTGTTGCCAAAGGCGAACCGATTCGCTGGGACACGGTTTCGCTGGCCGATGCTCGCCAAGCGAACGCAATGATGTTGTTCGGCGAAAAATATCCGGATCCATGCCGTATGGTTTCGATGGGTGAGTTCAGTCGTGAATTGTGCGCGGGCACGCACCTGACGAACACAGCCGATGTTGAAGCCTTCGAAGTCGTTGTCGAAGAAAGCGTGTCAACGGGCACTCGCCGGATCGAAGCGTTAACGGGCCAGCGGGCTAAGCAGCATCGCACTCAAACTCGTGAATTGCTGTCTCAGGTCGCGACTGCACTTGCTTGCACCGAAGCCGATGCGATGATGGCTGCCGACGCGTTGATCAAAGAAGTTCGAGCAATGAAGAAGGGCCTGACCACTGGCAAGGCGACCAATCATTCGCCCACCTTCAAGTACGACGGAAAGGGCGAAAAGACGGACACATCCGACTACAACTCGATTCGAACGGCCGTGCGAACGATCACTCGTTGGCTAAACGTTTCGATTGATGACGTTCCCGAACGTTTGTCCGCTATGTTGGCCGAACGAACTCGACTGGTCGGCGAACTGAAACAAGTCAGCGCTAGCAGCGAAATTTCGGCTGACGACTTGATCGCAGGTGGCGAAAGTGTGGGCGACACACTCGTTATCGTGGCAGAAGTCCCCGGCGCCAATCCAAACATCATGCGTGGATTGATTGACCAGATTCGCAAAACAGCGAACAAACCAACCGCGATATTGTTGGCTGCCGTTACGGGCAGCAAAGTTTTATTGGTTGGCGGACTGAGTCGAGACTTAGTTGATCGTAAGTTGAAGGCGGGTGACTGGGTTGGCGCAGCGGCGGCGATCGTCGGCGGCGGCGGTGGTGGACGTCCCGATATGGCGCAAGCCGGCGGCAGCGACCCCAGTAAGTTGCCGACCGCCTTGGATACCGCAAAATCGTCAATGCGAACCATGCTTGGTCAGTAG
- the ubiE gene encoding bifunctional demethylmenaquinone methyltransferase/2-methoxy-6-polyprenyl-1,4-benzoquinol methylase UbiE, which translates to MTATAAQASETKESTEAVDKSNPRVREMFRQIAPRYDKMNHVLSLNIDKYWRAQAVKRLRMVPGHPILDTCTGTGDLAIAISAKADPSVEVVGSDFCHAMLEIAREKRNPAKSSSRIDFLEADSQSLPFSDDTFQCVTVAFGLRNVADTDKGLQEMARVCLPGGQVMVLEFSTPRTIGLKQAYGFYFRNVLPRIGQWFARNDKSAYEYLPESVGQFPDGQALADRMTAAGLIDVKFKPLTFGVATIYEGTKPGELPAPGIQTPGIQS; encoded by the coding sequence ATGACCGCAACTGCCGCCCAAGCTTCTGAGACAAAAGAATCGACCGAGGCCGTCGACAAGAGCAATCCAAGGGTGCGGGAGATGTTTCGCCAGATCGCGCCGCGCTACGACAAGATGAACCACGTTCTGTCGTTAAATATTGACAAGTATTGGCGTGCCCAGGCCGTCAAACGCCTTCGCATGGTGCCCGGCCACCCGATTCTGGATACTTGTACGGGAACGGGTGATTTGGCAATTGCGATTTCCGCAAAAGCGGATCCGTCGGTTGAAGTCGTCGGCAGTGACTTTTGCCATGCGATGCTGGAAATCGCGAGAGAAAAACGAAACCCAGCCAAGTCCTCGTCCCGAATTGATTTCCTAGAAGCCGATTCCCAATCGTTGCCGTTCTCTGACGATACATTCCAGTGTGTGACGGTTGCGTTCGGATTGCGAAACGTGGCGGATACAGACAAGGGACTGCAAGAAATGGCACGTGTTTGCTTGCCGGGTGGCCAAGTGATGGTTTTGGAGTTTTCGACGCCGCGGACGATCGGATTGAAACAGGCCTACGGTTTCTACTTTCGCAACGTGCTGCCGCGAATTGGCCAGTGGTTCGCGCGTAACGACAAGTCGGCGTATGAGTACTTGCCCGAGTCGGTTGGGCAGTTTCCGGACGGGCAAGCGCTGGCCGATCGAATGACGGCCGCCGGGTTGATCGACGTGAAGTTCAAACCGTTGACGTTTGGTGTCGCGACCATTTACGAAGGTACCAAGCCGGGTGAGTTGCCAGCGCCAGGGATCCAAACGCCAGGGATCCAATCGTGA
- a CDS encoding efflux RND transporter periplasmic adaptor subunit — protein MSTSSETTETSKSRQDQTVAGSSVIYDRVAAMANAAADRTDFYKRLAAEIVESLQCGLVAIEAAHWPAPMMLVKDESLSKRVTRSDLKGLLSTATVAPVACNLSLDLDSDSPSESDVARGLRIEIVPSPDRAALILLYPIESRPSAMTQIGDLRLLQSYGEATRSVVRTFPQLIANPSVAESTDSVQTLAPAPHPGLAGHRSLQWLHRDLDLDATCYRIANESRRLLDCDRTTVLVSRGSRFKVAAVSGVAVVDKRGNAIRSAERMVNAAVVMSRPLVLPGSDPLPPQIQDPLETYLDETGVNSAIVLPLYWFGQSSENDETEVTSFDPLSGDGDCIGVIVLEYFSGEVPTSINLPMTVVATEATLALRNSREHSRVFGLSLWKSVGGLVGDGRWPWVVAGLTAIVALLVASMVIQIDHHVIAKGTAEPSLRRDVFATIDGTVKTLHVTDGQTVKAGDMLFELENAELESRAEALTGEIQTATSRLASIQSVRLSSDADPAQSSRMAIELRQVESELANLRGQLAILETQQKELFITSPIDGNIVGWQLKRRLSDRPITRGNVLVSVVNPDGPWSLKMQIPDRDAGAVIDARKSNPHLPIEFAVATLPESSFVAQLEEMSTASRLDENGQYVIDAGGTIELQPSDTDRFETFNIETMRSGADITAKVMCGKRSILRSWFGDVFDFVHRNILFYF, from the coding sequence TTGAGCACATCATCTGAGACCACCGAAACGTCGAAAAGTCGGCAAGATCAAACGGTTGCCGGATCCAGCGTGATTTATGATCGCGTTGCGGCGATGGCCAATGCTGCGGCAGACCGGACTGATTTTTACAAACGACTTGCCGCTGAGATCGTTGAAAGTCTGCAGTGTGGGCTCGTCGCAATCGAAGCCGCTCATTGGCCAGCACCGATGATGCTGGTCAAAGATGAATCGTTATCTAAACGAGTCACTCGGTCCGATTTGAAAGGACTTTTGTCGACCGCGACCGTCGCGCCCGTCGCCTGCAACCTCTCGCTCGATTTGGATTCCGATTCCCCAAGCGAAAGCGACGTGGCAAGAGGGCTAAGAATCGAGATCGTACCGTCACCTGATCGGGCGGCGCTGATTCTGTTGTATCCCATCGAAAGTCGTCCTTCGGCGATGACGCAAATTGGTGATCTTCGATTGCTGCAGTCGTACGGCGAAGCCACTCGATCCGTTGTGCGAACCTTTCCTCAGTTGATCGCGAATCCGTCGGTTGCCGAAAGTACAGATTCTGTGCAAACGCTTGCACCGGCGCCCCATCCCGGCTTGGCGGGACACCGATCGCTACAGTGGCTGCATCGTGACCTTGATCTCGATGCGACGTGCTATCGCATCGCAAACGAGTCGCGGCGATTATTAGACTGTGACCGAACCACGGTATTGGTCTCGCGCGGTAGTCGATTCAAAGTGGCCGCGGTCAGCGGAGTCGCAGTGGTTGACAAACGCGGCAACGCCATTCGATCGGCCGAGCGAATGGTGAATGCTGCCGTCGTCATGTCGCGCCCGCTTGTATTGCCAGGTTCCGATCCATTGCCTCCGCAAATCCAGGATCCGTTAGAGACATATTTGGACGAAACCGGAGTCAACTCCGCGATCGTTTTGCCACTGTATTGGTTCGGCCAATCAAGTGAAAATGATGAAACCGAAGTCACTTCGTTTGATCCGCTCAGTGGCGACGGAGACTGTATCGGTGTGATCGTCCTAGAGTATTTTTCGGGCGAAGTTCCGACATCGATCAATTTGCCGATGACGGTGGTGGCAACCGAGGCAACCCTTGCGCTGCGAAACTCACGCGAACACAGTCGTGTATTCGGGCTTTCCCTATGGAAGTCCGTCGGCGGACTGGTCGGCGATGGCCGCTGGCCTTGGGTTGTCGCTGGATTGACCGCAATCGTCGCGTTGCTAGTCGCATCGATGGTGATTCAGATCGACCATCACGTAATCGCGAAAGGGACCGCCGAACCATCGCTACGGCGTGATGTCTTTGCGACGATCGATGGCACCGTGAAAACGCTGCATGTGACGGATGGACAAACCGTCAAAGCGGGCGACATGCTGTTCGAACTTGAAAACGCGGAATTGGAAAGCCGCGCCGAAGCATTGACCGGCGAAATCCAGACGGCAACGTCGCGACTTGCATCCATCCAATCCGTCCGCCTCAGCAGCGATGCGGATCCGGCTCAGTCTAGCCGAATGGCAATTGAGTTGCGGCAAGTCGAAAGCGAGCTTGCGAATCTGCGCGGTCAACTGGCCATCTTGGAAACCCAGCAAAAGGAACTCTTCATCACCAGCCCCATCGACGGAAATATCGTCGGATGGCAACTGAAGCGTCGACTGTCGGATCGCCCGATCACGCGAGGCAACGTGCTGGTTTCTGTGGTCAATCCGGATGGCCCATGGTCACTGAAAATGCAAATTCCGGATCGTGATGCGGGTGCCGTCATCGACGCCCGCAAGTCAAATCCACACCTACCGATCGAATTTGCAGTCGCAACACTTCCCGAGTCCTCATTCGTTGCCCAACTAGAAGAAATGTCGACGGCGTCACGACTGGACGAAAACGGTCAATACGTGATCGACGCCGGCGGAACCATCGAACTGCAACCCAGCGACACGGATCGTTTCGAAACATTCAACATTGAAACGATGCGCAGCGGAGCCGATATCACCGCTAAAGTCATGTGTGGAAAACGATCGATCCTAAGAAGCTGGTTTGGCGACGTTTTTGACTTTGTACACCGTAACATCCTGTTCTACTTCTAG